The Onthophagus taurus isolate NC chromosome 6, IU_Otau_3.0, whole genome shotgun sequence region acgcgtatttcgttaatgctacttaaaatcatcgataattcagtagtcggctgtgaaattgtacgtcaaacttgacaaataggttataaaaccttatcgtcaaataactttataacctatttgtcaagtttgacatacaatttcatagccgactattgaattttcgcttattttaagtaatattacgaaatacgtgtctttagttatttaagttttttatgaaaacgacaaagttttttaaaaaataataagagtaagaaaagttttagaattaaatccCACATGTGATACCGGTGTGAAAACAGCACGCCAAACATAGCACGCTATTTCAGCGAGATCACCCGGTATACAGTGAAGTCGGTTTCACACGCTCCAATTTGTAAACAACAAAACTACAGAAAATTCGACAATTATATTTATTCCAAAGGTCGATCAATTTGAAACAcagaaataaatacaattgaaaaattagcgtaaataaattgtattgcTCCGATTTCGTAAAGGCTGTCTTACcctcatattaaaaattatagccCTGTGCTAACGACGGCAGTCCCCAAAGATCTGATAGGTGCTAAATATACCGAAACATCCCACCTGTCGAATAGCGTGGCTTGATTTACTTACTCTGACTTCCTAAGGGCTCTTTTATTCACCCCCATATTAAAGAAATTCGCCCTGTGCTAACGACGGCAGTCCCCAAAGATCTGATAGGTGCTAAATATACCGAAACATCCCACCTGTCGAATAGCGTGGCTTGATTTACTTACTCTGACTTCCTAAGGGCTCTTTTATTCACCCCCATATTAAAGAAATTCGCCCTGTGCTAACGACGGCAATCCCCAAAGATCTGATAGGAGCTAAATATACCCAACAGGTTAACACAGggcgaatttttttaatatgggGGTAAATAAAAGAGCACTTAGGAAGTCAGAGCAAGTAAATCTAGCCACGCTATTCGACAGGTGGGATGTTTCGGTATATTTAGCACCTATCAGATCTTTGGGGACTGCCGCCACAGTGgtctaaattcgaaaaaacccgaacaaaaatattttaaggcAGTTTGGgttgagataattttttgaaacttagTATGTGGCTATAGGACTATATGCTAAAGACTTTGTGAACTTTTGGATCAAATATGTCAACCGGAAGTACTAATTTACTTGAGGCCAcattctatttttttcatataatttaggTCGTTAGAAttggataaatacaaaattttatacaacgcTATTAAATCATGAAGGATAgctaaatacaaaattgtttaaactaaattggTTATATAGTTTACTTCGATGTAAGGTTTCtacaaataaatctttaactacagagtgtctcacgtaactggttcgttagaactttttcaggttccactattcgtacaattttgaaattttggtagcatgggttgttcattcggaactttcaatctaaaatattttcaagatggctgccacttccggtctaccggaagtagaccataacttcgttattttaaatggaatgctatagtttttattataccatttaattgtacataaaaaaataggttaacTTTGATAGAAGTTATTGGTActtagcgtttttcgttttcgagttattttggttctaaactttttttggtaaatttcaccatgctctttaaaaccccatatctcagccaacgttcattcaaaaaaggcCTAAATTGGTACGATTATTCttcagatgctgtcaaatagattgtcatttgttgtatcggagtatcttatacaggatggtcaaaaattgaattattgtttctccattttcaatggcgagaaagtagaaaattttaaatggaacgcacCATGCttttttagcctatcagaaagggaatttaattctctataaaTTATCTACGTTGCTTAACAATATGTGTTTGTTCTTGTTCTGTTTCAGACCATTCTTCGTCACCTTCATCTTCGTTTCATCCTGCCTCATATAGCTCTTGTTCTGATTCTTGTTCTTCGTCatattcatcttcttcttcgcgatctttttcttcttcctggTCTTCTACATTGTCTAttataagtaatcttttagtCTCCATACTcatctttttatgttttctagaAATGTGCTGTTGAAAATTACTTATAAATGGATGTGAGCTGGGGGGGTGAAATGGGGCTGAGTAGCAGTCTTTTAAATAGATCTTCATTCTTATCCAGTCTACTACATTTCCTTGTGTGGCTCTCTCTAAATTTtcggatttttttgttattagctTCTTGCGCTTCTTCCGACAACTCTCCAATAGGTAGTAGAGCTTGTTTAATGACAGCAGATccatgtatcaaaattttatgaacgcTGGTTGACATATAGTACCAACCATAAAATGGACGTACTTTTCGGcagttttgaaacaatatttatcaaattcattGCAATTAATATTGTACCCACTGTTTATTGCAGCCAAAACAACGCCAAATCGCTATATTAATACCTCGTCAATTCCTTAAATGAAGTATAAAGTGATTAGTACATGCGCGCTTACTATAAAATTGTCATACCAGTAATCTCTGATGATAATTTAGTAAAAGTACGTATGAACCAGTCACCTTCCCTGTTCTAATTTCTAATCTATATGAAATGTGAAGCGGACACACAAAAAACCGAATGTATGCATGGAGAACAGACAAACCAAACTTAAAACCTCCTAGCTCTACCGTTCATCTGTGAAATTTTTGCTCTGCATAAATAACATTCCATTCCAGATGATTCCTTCAAATTCCCATCAAACAATTACAGACCTACAACATGTatgaataattcaaataaagttttaagaaaacgAAGACTTTATACCTTGCCATCCACCATCGtgaaataaagagaaaagttaACACTTACACATTTTGAGGTATATGGCTGAAGGGAGCTTATTTGGtttgaaatatatatttttcttcggtTCTTATAAGAGCGGCATTTTCATACACCCATTGTAATCTAATCGATCTACAAAACCGTATAGATGATGGTGTGGGGTTCTTCCAcaatacaatttattatcattgtctTCCAATCGTAATGGGACTAGGAAGACACAAATAGAAAATCATCTTTTCCCTCTGCATTTGTGATGAACTTTTGTTTATAAGTCGAATGACATCCGCTACCATCAAACCTCCACTTACAATGTAATATagaatttacatttacatttagATAATTAtccaaacatttaaaattttttttttaaatatcatttaataaaactggTTCAaagtgtttctgaagaaggttgcaacatggcattcgaaacgtcaaaccttttcttaaaagacacaCGGCAAAACCTGAAagtttctagtattagttctagttttagttctaattttagttcaattaactccggccgtgaaagccttcgtacttataaaaaaagtagatATTTCAAGTGTTCCAGTTTTTTGCCGCACTGTATCTAACAACCACTTCCGGTTGTTTGATATGCCTGAAACTTTAAGTCTGGTATTCTATTATTGTTATGCGAGTTTACACCAAATATACGAGatttatcttttaagaaaaagaatataagcattttatatgaaaacgGTGAAATAACACACTCAGTCACTGATCATCTTTGATCGCTAATATCTTGGTAAGGAGCAAATTAAAGTAAGATGTGGTTATCATGTTATATAGAGCACATCTCAAAGAATAAGAATATTCTAGCGACAAAAGTTCTTCTTGCGTCTTCTACgagatatatatgttaaaatatTTGGTTGTAACTTCAAGTAGGTgttaattagctttaaaagaaGTGCTTATTACGTATTtctgcaaaaatattttaaaaattagaaaagtgcCAAATGAAGACCTTTCTATACTGTTCAAGATAGCAACAACGCATTGCCTTGAAAAAGTGGAacacaatatattttcttcatctaaagttgtagcattttatgatatttaatacACAAGAATTGTAGTACTGTTTTATTGCGTACAGTTGGCACTAGAAAGTACATAAGACTTTATTCCTTTCACCTCTCAGTAGTCTATTAGGACCTAAAGTACATGTaacatgtaaaaaaaacgaaaaaaaaaatttcgaaaatttgatttttgttcaCATTTAACCGCTTGAGGACCACTGTGTGCCGTCATTAACACAGggcgaatttttttaatatgggGTGAATAAAAGAGCCCTTATTAAGTCAGAGCAAGTAAATCTGGCCACGCTATTCGACAGGCGGGATGTTGCGGTATATTTAGCAATTATCAGATCTTTGGGGACTGCTGTCGTTAACACAGggcgaatttttttaatatgggGGTGAATAAAAGAGTCCTTAGGAAGTTAGAGCAAGTAAATCTGGTCACGCTATTCGATAGAGGCGATGTTTTAGTGTATTTAGCAACAATCAGATTTTTGGGGACTGCCATCGTTAACACAgggcgattttttttaaaatggggGTGAATAAAAGAGCCCTTAGAAACTCAGAGCAAGTAAACCTGGCCACGCTATTCGACAGAGGCGATGTTTTAGTATATTTAGCAACTATCGGATTTTTGGGGACTGCCGTCGTTAACACAGgacgaattttttttaatactatcaatattaacaagttttatctTTTCCTCGAATAAAAACCAACACCTGAGCAGTATCTGACACATCCGTTGACTTATCCAAGGCCAGAGAAAACCACTCAAGACATCCACATTTGCAGACAGTTGAGATGATATATTTTCTGTGATGTTCGTTCTACCCTCCGAGCCATAGTGTTTGCTGACAAACTgacagttttaaataaatttaccgtTCGGGGCACATTTCTTTGGGTACAGTTGGAGCCTCTTGTTTAGTACTGAGTTTCGTAATCGAAGTTTGCTAATAATAATCGAATTTCAAATTACTGCATCTGTTCGGTGAACGGGGTATAGTAAATCATAGCCAAACACAACAAGTcaaatcaaaatattgttaCGTATGGCAGTTGGGTATACACCAGAACTTTCTCGAATCACCCAGGTTATTCGTGAATGTTTAATGGTTATTGTGCTTTAGAAAATACTACTGGCGCCACCTGTTAGCGAGAGGGTACTACTACTGCCTATATCCGCTTGTGACCACCAGATGTCACGGTCGTAACAGTGCATGATAGTGCCCGCTCAAAGTCCGTACTTGGTGACTAGTCTAAAAATTATAGATAATGGCAAGAGAATTTAAACGGTTTTGACCCTTGAAGCTTACTAGAGTAATCAGTGTAGCCCTAAGGCTGGAAAGCTTAGAGACCCCTGCTATAAGCAATTAAAAATGCCTTTAACTCAGCACGTGGAAAATAACTTCTCCAGATTATTTTATGCACACCATTAGTTTTTTACAAATAAGTATTCATTAACATCACTGCTAAATGTCCAAAAACTGAGAAATGATCTTGGTGCACTACAAGAATCTGTTCTAAGACTCTACTTGTGGAAAGTTTTCTATGACGGAGTATTCCGCCAAGAAATGATCGACAAAAACGTTGTCAAATTACTTTCATAGTCGTGAAATTACCAGCAAATGCAAACCAACACTATAATGACGTTGGTAATACTATAATGTTACATGGTAGCGAAATGAAGACTAATAAACTGTCTTGGGGCAACCTTACGCAACTCCTTTCATAGAAGAGGCCTTCTGCGAACCTATTCAGTACAAACTGATTGATGTCCAGACTAGTGGTATTAACAGTAATGCGCGCCCAAACATTGTTTTGACCACAAAAAAAGCAAACTATGTTACATATagacataaaattttcatgaaATTGTGTAACTGAAAGTGTACCTAAACTTTCAATTGagatttttcatataaactaGGATTTAATATGGTAATAATTCTAGAATgcttaatttatgtttttctaattataaaattactttgaattACTTACATTTTATGCTATCCGAAAAATTCAAGATGTATTCCACTCCAGTTAATTTTATCGCTTTTATAATTCCAAGAATTTCGAATCGTtctcttaaatttatttgttatgttATTTGCCAAATTAACACGTTAAGGTTATCTCTTAGTATGTTAACATAACCAATTCAAATTATACTATATATTAcactatttattattaacctttttatttcttttaggcTTTTGGGATTCAATGTTTATCAGGAACAGGCGCTTTACGTGTTTGCGCTGAGTTTCTATCAAGACAATTGGGTTACAAAACTTTTTACATTTCTTCGCCAACTTGGGAAAACCACACTTTGGTGTTTAAAAATGCTGGTTTTCATGAAGTTCGAACCTACAGATATTGGTGTGAAAAGAAACGCGGATTAGACTTGGAGGGAATGTTACAAGATCTTAGAAACGCACCCGAACGTTCTGTCGTTATTTTACACGCTTGCGCTCATAACCCAACAGGTTGCGACCCAACCCCAGAACAATGGGAGAAAATCGCCGACGTTGTccaagaaaaacaattatttcccGTTTTGGATACTGCATATCAAGGTTTTGCCTCTGGTGATTTAGATAACGATGCTTATACTATTAGATATTTCGTTAATAGGGGATTTGAAACGATGATTTGTCAATCTTTTGCTAAAAATTTTGGGTTGTACAGTAAGTTAAATGGAAATTATTTGTACCTTGATAAATATATCGAAAATGTTGTTTGTAGATGAACGTGTTGGAAATTTAGTATGCGTTGTAAACAATCCTTGTGCTATTGTTAACGTAAAGTCTCAATTTACCTTAATTATAAGAGGAATGTATTCAAATCCACCAAGTCATGGTGCAAGAGTAGTTAGTTTTGTCTTAAATAATGCTCAATTATACGATGAATggtaactaaaaatttaatttttagattattcttataatttttattttttgtttttaaggaAAGAGGCTATTAAAACTATGGCATCTCGTGTTGTAAATATGCGACACGCTTTACGCGACGCCCTTGAAAGATTCGGAACACCAGGAACTTGGAATCATATCACATCTCAAATTGGAATGTTTTCATACACTGGTTTAACGGGTAAATATTAGAATCGTTTATTTCAGAAAGGGGCTaagtaacatttttgacaattttgagaTTAGTGTATGTTCGCACTATCTTGTTGTAGACCTATTGTTGGGTGTAGAAAGGAAGTATGATTCCTAAGTCGCTAACATTTATTGTGAGGAGAGAATATTTCGTTTGCTATAGAAAGGTATTAAGTATCCTTAGATAGTCCCTTTCTTCTTTCCTTCTCTGTCAGTTTGATAGCTAACAATTACGTGACTAAGGTTTGAACACATAAAAGCGATTGCGATTGCAATCTGCCTAgcgatattattattaaccaaTCATATTGCCGAATTATATTTCGTTGCTAGGGTACGATGGCTCATATCGCAGATCGCAAATGCTTAAGGTGGCTACACACGTAACAGCAAACTTGACAAGTATGCAAGATCAATCTTTCTGTACAAGTATGCTTTAGCGTTTGTAGGATAATTTTGCACAAACATTTTGCTTATGCAATCCGCTTGATGatggattaaattttaatcatgcAAGCTTGCAAAACCGCACATGTGTACCAAAAAATCCGATGTAATCGAtgtacactgttggaaataattcacgagcacaccctgtataatctgaacgcgtgtgtctagcggaataaaatttggtatggaagtagtactaaagtagtgtaacttactctcacatggagagcggcacaactctgctgggagatgaaacatcaatagcgagagtatcccccgtgagcttcgcgtaccatcgctacacgacgtggcatggagtctataagtcgctgtattgtagcgagagggatggccaactatgcaactcgcctccatagcACCAAAACGTTAGCCGGGGAAGCCGGATAACGTtgaagtctccgaccagtcatttcccaaacatgttcgatTGGACTCAGATCCGGAAAACGAGCTGACCTaggaagcattcgtatacgatgctcttccacaaaggtctgtacaatACGCCCGATGTGCGTTCGGacgttgtcgtgcatgtataggAGACCTGGACGccgccgaacgtagggaagcacaacggaccgtagcacctcatctacgtatcgttgacccgtcatggtctgctatacacgcagcagacatgtacagggtgtccaaatttcgatgggtttgcagggtatctcagttattatgaacgatagaaagttgcggttttcgcgaacctgagctacttttttgtgaaacttacaatgccgtaaaccaaattttcatagacctcttcgtttttgatatacggggagtatttcaaaatttacgattttcagacacccccCGTATCTcagctatccggaaacttagtaaaaaagtaaaaacgggttctaatagattttttcacgtagaatccaatgatGCACGTAGACTTTTTCTAgacatcacggtttttgagttataaacacaacttaggtttttttaaatggaaccacctatattttatttttttattgaactagaattttttcaagcttttcaatgatatataatactctatacttacctttataattaacctcgaaattaaaaaaaccacattattttataagtaggcCATGATATATTAAGTGATCGCGTTGCTAGGATACCAgaataaacaaagaattttgaaaatactataatattaattattgacttattaaaaaaatgtatctattaaattttgtttgctaaaaacgaaaaattattaaaaactatttagAATAGTTATGGGATGTTGCtgtaaatgtgaaaaagcATCAGTTACagcaattttcaattccaatttTGTTCGATTCTGGGTACTATATATCCGATTCTTGATAtatccccataaaaagaattcTAAAATAGATAAATCAGGTGATCTTGCTGGCCATCGCGTTGGACCATGTGTGCCTATCCACCTACCAGGAAATTCTGCAGTTAGGTAGCGACTCACTACTTACGCATTATGAGCGGGAGCTCCGTCCtgctgaaaataaatattatttagccGAATAAGAGGAATATCATCCAAAATCTCTGCCAAGATGGCCAAATAGCGATTAGCGCAAAGGTTtccttcaaatattttgtaaacaattcgtggctcaataataaaacatgccacgctaaaaccaaattttccttGACGCTCCCGCTCAATTATAATATGTTGGTTTTCTTGATGCCAATGCCTGTTATTATGACGATTATAAATTCCTGTGCTGGTAAAATATGCCTATCAGACCATATTATAATAGAGGAactaaattcaatattattttgtgcATGGTTCAAATACCAGTTACAGAATTCCAAACGTCGTTCGGCATCTCCCAGGTGTAAGTGGTGAACTATTTGTTCTTTGTagggtttatatttatacttttttagaATCGCACAGGCtgtcgattttttaattccaacttGACATTCAATTTCCCTACATGATGTTTTAGGCGCGGCTTCCACACATCCTAACACGgtaatttcattgttattccgattttctttattatatttttttggcctgggcatcaaaaaacttccataattgatcaaattacgctttattcgcaaaaaaatttttgaatttggttgcgctctttctggatatctgaAGTGATACAATctgctaataaaatgttattgctGATAAATGTTGCATTCTAcctatttatgtataattcaGCAGCTtgattaacattttcatttgcatgAATGTAAAATGCTAGCATgtcatatttttcataattttcatagcgc contains the following coding sequences:
- the LOC111417846 gene encoding aspartate aminotransferase, cytoplasmic yields the protein MSVFSNVQQGPPIEVFALTKAFTDDTFPNKVNLGVGAYRTENGQPWVLPVVKKAEKIIAEDETLTKEYLPVLGLDSFTAAVTKMVLGDDSPAIRENRAFGIQCLSGTGALRVCAEFLSRQLGYKTFYISSPTWENHTLVFKNAGFHEVRTYRYWCEKKRGLDLEGMLQDLRNAPERSVVILHACAHNPTGCDPTPEQWEKIADVVQEKQLFPVLDTAYQGFASGDLDNDAYTIRYFVNRGFETMICQSFAKNFGLYNERVGNLVCVVNNPCAIVNVKSQFTLIIRGMYSNPPSHGARVVSFVLNNAQLYDEWKEAIKTMASRVVNMRHALRDALERFGTPGTWNHITSQIGMFSYTGLTEEQVLHLIQNHHVYLLRSGRINMCGLNASNVEYVAKAIHDAVTAYPRQKL